The Edaphobacter flagellatus sequence TCTGATTTCATTTGCGGCTGCCCTCTTGCCAGGGCCTTCCCCTGCCGCCAACTCTTTCTGAGGCAAGCAGCGTACAGGCTTCATGTCTCTTAGGAGACGAAGGATTGTTATGCCGGATTCGATTGTGACGATTGTCGGTTTACTGGTTTTCGGGACGCTCGCGTTGGCCCTTCTTATGGCCAAAATGTTTCGCAAAGCGGGCCCGAACGAAGCAATTGTGGTCTACGGTTTTCGTGGACCGCGTGTGATCAAGGGCGGCGGCGCGGTGATCTTTCCCGTCGTCGAAAACTCGCGGCAGCTGTCGCTGGAGCTGATGAGCTTCGACGTCGCGCCGCAGCAGGACCTTTACACCAAGCAGGGCGTTGCGGTGACCGTTGAGGCAGTGGCGCAGATCAAGGTGCGCTCCGATAAGGAGTCGATTCTTACGGCTGCGGAGCAGTTCCTCACTAAGTCGCCCGACCAGCGCGAAGGGCTGATCCGCCTCGTGATGGAAGGACATCTGCGCGGCATCATCGGTCAGCTTACGGTTGAACAGATCGTCAAGGAGCCGGAGATGGTGGCCGAGCGCATGCGTTCGACGTGCATGGATGACATGAGCAAGATGGGCCTGGAGGTGATCTCGTTCACGATTCGCGAGGTGCGCGACAAGAACGAGTACATCACCAACATGGGACGTCCTGATGTGGCTCGCATCAAGCGCGATGCGGAGATTGCTGCGGCTGAGGCGGAACGAGACACTGCGATTCGCCGTGCCGTTGCTCTGCGCGAAGCGGCTGTTGCCAAGGCCTCTGCCGACCAGGAGCGCGTGATTGCCGAAACAGCCTCGCTCGCAAAGCAGGCCGAAGCCCAGCGCGACCTCGACATCCAGAAGGCGCAGTTCACCGAGGCGGCTCGCAGGCAGGAGGCGCAGGCCG is a genomic window containing:
- a CDS encoding flotillin family protein, producing MPDSIVTIVGLLVFGTLALALLMAKMFRKAGPNEAIVVYGFRGPRVIKGGGAVIFPVVENSRQLSLELMSFDVAPQQDLYTKQGVAVTVEAVAQIKVRSDKESILTAAEQFLTKSPDQREGLIRLVMEGHLRGIIGQLTVEQIVKEPEMVAERMRSTCMDDMSKMGLEVISFTIREVRDKNEYITNMGRPDVARIKRDAEIAAAEAERDTAIRRAVALREAAVAKASADQERVIAETASLAKQAEAQRDLDIQKAQFTEAARRQEAQADKAYELQTNVMQQKVVAEQVRVQQVEKQEQVKVQEAEILRHEKELIATVLKASEVERQRIENIANAERARLTMEAEGRAAATRLQGEAEAAIIFQKGEAEAKAMNVKAEAYQEWTQAAVVDKLISNMADVVRAMSEPLSKVDKITVISTGADGTTGASKVTGEMTKIAAQVPALFEALSGMKLEDLMANVKAMKPRDGGNGLSA